In Acidimicrobiales bacterium, one genomic interval encodes:
- a CDS encoding nitrite/sulfite reductase translates to MVDIAIDDHPLIDPDIADDIAKFEDQLVRYRSGDLAEDAFRVFRLNNGIYGQRQGGDNQMVRVKIPAGIVTAAQLDRLADISERHSRGWGHITTRQNIQFHFVQLDSVPDVMRDLAEVGLTTREACGDTVRNVQGCHLAGACPHEVLDITPWAWATYRHFLRNPHAQRMPRKFKINFSGCATDCGQAMFNDVGVIATTRTLDDGTVEPGFRVFIAGGLGATPHPALALEDFTPREDLLPTIEACLRVFDHNGNRENKLRARMKWLVDLLGFEELQRQIFKERHLLVASATWPGGIPAEVLEAGDAPAGRHATTEATPVGSGTPVTLVRRGDYERWEDANVVRGVAKETVSAYAWARLGDITASQFRALASIQRELGADVRVTNRQNLVFRDLREDQLRPLFDRLSVIGMAEPGAELARDVVACPGADTCNLAVTQSRGLADEIGTALEAAGLADVGGVRTNISGCTNSCGQHHASDIGFFGAERRAHGQSAPGYQMLLGGHVGDASIQFGQKALRLPARNAPTAAVRVVGRFAAEREAGEAFQEWLARVGGAAEVARGLKDLDEFPSPDSAPEFYTDFGETGPYEVLVGDSECAT, encoded by the coding sequence ATGGTCGACATCGCGATCGACGACCACCCGCTCATCGACCCGGACATCGCCGACGACATCGCGAAGTTCGAGGATCAACTCGTCCGGTACCGCTCCGGCGACCTCGCCGAGGACGCCTTCCGGGTGTTCCGGCTGAACAACGGCATCTACGGCCAGCGTCAGGGCGGCGACAACCAGATGGTCAGGGTGAAGATCCCCGCCGGCATCGTCACCGCCGCCCAACTCGACCGCCTCGCCGACATCTCGGAGCGCCACAGCCGGGGCTGGGGTCACATCACGACCCGCCAGAACATCCAGTTCCACTTCGTACAGCTGGACTCGGTTCCCGACGTGATGCGGGACCTCGCCGAGGTGGGCCTCACCACCCGGGAGGCATGCGGCGACACCGTCCGCAACGTGCAGGGCTGCCATCTCGCCGGGGCCTGCCCCCACGAGGTTCTCGACATCACGCCCTGGGCCTGGGCGACCTACCGCCACTTCCTGCGCAACCCCCACGCCCAGCGGATGCCCCGCAAGTTCAAGATCAACTTCTCGGGTTGCGCCACCGACTGCGGCCAGGCGATGTTCAACGACGTCGGCGTCATCGCAACCACGCGCACCCTCGACGACGGCACCGTCGAGCCCGGCTTCCGGGTCTTCATCGCTGGCGGCCTCGGCGCCACACCGCACCCCGCGCTCGCGCTCGAGGACTTCACCCCCCGCGAGGACCTCCTGCCGACGATCGAGGCGTGCCTGCGGGTCTTCGACCACAACGGCAACCGGGAGAACAAGCTGCGGGCCCGGATGAAGTGGCTCGTGGACCTCCTCGGCTTCGAGGAACTCCAGCGCCAGATCTTCAAGGAGCGCCACCTGCTCGTCGCCTCGGCCACCTGGCCCGGCGGCATCCCCGCCGAGGTCCTCGAGGCCGGCGACGCCCCCGCCGGGCGCCATGCCACCACCGAGGCGACCCCGGTCGGCTCGGGAACCCCGGTCACCCTCGTGCGCCGTGGCGACTACGAGCGGTGGGAGGACGCGAACGTCGTGCGTGGCGTCGCCAAGGAGACCGTTTCGGCCTATGCGTGGGCCCGACTCGGCGACATCACCGCCTCGCAGTTCCGTGCGCTCGCTTCGATTCAGCGCGAGCTGGGCGCCGACGTGCGGGTCACCAACCGTCAGAACCTCGTCTTCCGTGACCTGCGCGAAGATCAGCTGCGGCCCCTCTTCGACCGACTCTCGGTCATCGGCATGGCCGAGCCAGGTGCCGAGTTGGCACGCGACGTCGTCGCCTGCCCCGGCGCGGACACCTGCAACCTCGCCGTCACCCAGTCCCGCGGCCTCGCGGACGAGATCGGCACGGCCCTCGAGGCGGCCGGCCTGGCCGACGTCGGCGGCGTCCGCACGAACATCTCCGGCTGCACCAACAGCTGCGGTCAGCACCACGCGTCCGACATCGGCTTCTTCGGGGCGGAACGGCGCGCCCACGGTCAGTCCGCACCGGGCTACCAGATGCTGCTCGGCGGCCACGTCGGCGACGCCAGCATCCAGTTCGGCCAGAAGGCACTGCGGCTCCCGGCTCGCAACGCTCCGACGGCGGCGGTGCGCGTCGTCGGTCGGTTCGCCGCGGAGCGCGAAGCCGGCGAGGCCTTCCAGGAGTGGCTGGCGCGTGTCGGAGGTGCGGCCGAGGTCGCCCGGGGCCTGAAGGACCTCGACGAGTTCCCCTCCCCCGACAGCGCCCCGGAGTTCTACACGGACTTCGGCGAGACGGGCCCCTACGAGGTCCTGGTGGGCGATTCGGAGTGCGCCACGTGA
- a CDS encoding phosphoadenylyl-sulfate reductase: protein MTPLTIRNDTHERLRDADLAALSSSFESASATEIIEWAADRFAPHLSLAASMTDAVLIDLAVKVDPGVEVVFIDTGYHFPETLDTLERVRRGYGLNLKIMTVPRHDEQLWQADPVNCCSAVKVGQLDRALAGRQAWMSGLRRAESETRADAPIISRDLRGLIKVNPLANWSDEMVDAYIAENDIVVNPLLRRGYLSIGCMPCTRPVRNGEDARSGRWSGMAKTECGLHL from the coding sequence GTGACGCCACTCACGATCCGCAACGACACGCACGAGCGCCTGCGCGACGCGGACCTCGCCGCACTGTCGTCGAGTTTCGAGTCGGCGTCGGCCACCGAGATCATCGAGTGGGCCGCCGACCGGTTCGCCCCGCACCTGTCGCTCGCGGCGTCGATGACCGATGCCGTCCTCATCGACCTGGCCGTGAAGGTCGATCCCGGCGTCGAGGTCGTGTTCATCGACACCGGGTACCACTTCCCCGAGACGCTCGACACCCTCGAACGGGTCCGGCGCGGATACGGACTCAACCTCAAGATCATGACGGTCCCCCGTCATGACGAACAGCTGTGGCAGGCGGATCCCGTGAACTGCTGCTCGGCCGTCAAGGTCGGCCAGCTCGACAGGGCCCTCGCGGGTCGTCAGGCGTGGATGAGCGGACTGCGACGTGCGGAGTCGGAGACCCGCGCCGACGCGCCGATCATCAGCCGCGACCTGCGGGGGCTCATCAAGGTCAACCCGCTCGCCAACTGGTCAGACGAGATGGTCGACGCGTACATCGCCGAGAACGACATCGTCGTGAACCCTCTGCTGCGACGCGGCTACCTCTCCATCGGCTGCATGCCGTGCACCCGACCCGTGCGCAACGGTGAGGACGCTCGCTCAGGTCGCTGGTCCGGCATGGCGAAGACGGAGTGCGGTCTGCACCTCTGA
- a CDS encoding potassium/proton antiporter, translating to MTSGFPVDVGVLIAGGLLFIGVIASGLAARFRIPSLLLFLGLGMLVADEGLALVRFDDAELAQNIATVALVVILFEGGLGTDRAAFRSAGVPAAFLATVGVVITAGVVAVAAWLLVGKDPTTALLLGSVVASTDAAAVFAALRSESLPTGSRRLLQLESGMNDPVAVLLTVGMVEVWRGDPSAWDWVGFLVAQLGLGLIVGVGVGWFARVLIGRLTGPAVSSLGVITLAIAALSYGTAAVVGGSGFLAVYLTGVVVASAERSSRGMLYFHEGLAATAQGVLFLLLGILVFPSDLANNIGSSVVLALALVVVARPLAVVSVLAWSRTPLRRMAVISWAGLRGAVPVVLATIPFTAGHPDGALIFDVTFVVVVVSVAVQGPTVGLLARRLEVEADGPVAVRPEIVPIDALDADLVEVTIPADSALVGVTLRESPPPGGARVAVIRRGGETIVAAGLSELAAADVLLVITPKRCSLDDLERWCGGTNSTASG from the coding sequence GTGACCTCGGGATTCCCGGTCGACGTCGGCGTTCTGATCGCCGGGGGACTGCTGTTCATCGGAGTGATAGCGAGCGGCCTCGCAGCCCGCTTCCGCATTCCGAGTCTGTTGTTGTTCCTAGGTCTCGGGATGCTGGTCGCGGACGAGGGTCTCGCGCTCGTCCGTTTCGACGACGCGGAGCTCGCGCAGAACATCGCGACCGTCGCGCTCGTGGTCATCCTCTTCGAGGGTGGGCTCGGCACCGATCGGGCGGCCTTCCGTTCCGCAGGGGTTCCCGCCGCCTTCCTCGCAACCGTCGGCGTCGTGATCACGGCCGGGGTGGTCGCGGTGGCGGCGTGGCTCCTGGTCGGAAAGGACCCGACCACGGCGCTGCTGCTCGGCTCGGTCGTCGCCTCCACCGACGCGGCCGCGGTGTTTGCCGCGCTGCGCTCCGAATCGCTGCCGACGGGTAGTCGTCGCCTTCTCCAGCTGGAGTCCGGGATGAACGACCCGGTCGCCGTCCTGTTGACGGTGGGCATGGTCGAAGTCTGGCGCGGGGACCCCTCGGCGTGGGACTGGGTCGGGTTTCTCGTCGCACAGCTCGGGCTCGGGCTGATCGTCGGTGTCGGTGTCGGTTGGTTCGCCCGCGTGCTGATCGGCCGCCTGACGGGGCCCGCAGTGTCGTCTCTGGGTGTGATCACGCTCGCCATCGCAGCCCTCTCTTACGGGACCGCTGCCGTCGTCGGGGGTTCCGGGTTCCTCGCGGTCTATCTCACGGGAGTGGTCGTCGCGAGCGCGGAGCGCTCGTCGAGGGGGATGCTCTACTTCCACGAGGGGCTCGCCGCCACGGCCCAGGGCGTGTTGTTCCTCCTTCTGGGCATCCTCGTGTTCCCGAGTGACCTCGCGAACAACATCGGGTCCTCGGTCGTGCTCGCGCTCGCGTTGGTCGTAGTCGCCAGACCCCTCGCTGTCGTGTCGGTCCTGGCGTGGTCGAGGACACCTCTGCGCAGGATGGCCGTCATCTCGTGGGCGGGTCTGCGCGGGGCGGTTCCCGTCGTGCTCGCCACCATCCCGTTCACCGCCGGTCACCCCGACGGTGCCCTCATCTTCGATGTGACCTTCGTGGTGGTCGTGGTGTCGGTTGCGGTTCAAGGTCCGACCGTCGGGCTGCTGGCACGGCGCCTCGAGGTCGAGGCCGACGGGCCCGTGGCGGTTCGACCGGAGATCGTCCCCATCGACGCGCTCGATGCGGACCTCGTCGAGGTCACCATCCCGGCCGACTCCGCACTCGTCGGGGTCACCCTGCGAGAGTCTCCCCCGCCGGGGGGTGCTCGAGTGGCAGTGATCAGGCGCGGTGGCGAGACGATCGTCGCCGCAGGCCTCAGTGAGCTCGCCGCCGCGGACGTCCTGTTGGTGATCACCCCGAAGCGGTGTTCGCTCGACGACCTCGAACGCTGGTGTGGTGGGACCAACTCCACAGCGTCGGGCTGA
- a CDS encoding anti-sigma factor — protein MSLKVAALAALLCAAALAVPIVVALVADDAPDIEILDAAPLESPDGNGAGGRVELITVDGQPELKVDLAETTVPAGTFLEVWLVETDRAVADAPGQSLGPVRDQGRNVLPTGVDLDRFATVLVTAEPLDGDPVRSGDVVYAATFDVTTPR, from the coding sequence GTGTCTCTGAAGGTCGCAGCGCTGGCCGCGCTCCTGTGCGCTGCTGCGCTCGCTGTCCCCATCGTCGTCGCGCTCGTGGCCGACGACGCTCCCGACATCGAGATCCTCGACGCGGCACCCCTCGAATCACCCGACGGGAACGGCGCAGGCGGTCGGGTCGAACTGATCACGGTCGACGGGCAACCCGAACTCAAGGTCGATCTGGCCGAGACGACGGTCCCGGCTGGCACGTTTCTCGAGGTCTGGCTCGTCGAAACCGACCGGGCCGTTGCCGACGCACCGGGCCAGTCACTCGGCCCGGTGCGCGATCAGGGACGCAACGTCCTGCCGACGGGCGTCGACCTGGACCGGTTCGCGACGGTCCTCGTGACCGCCGAACCCCTCGACGGCGACCCGGTCCGCTCCGGAGATGTCGTCTACGCCGCGACCTTCGACGTCACCACCCCCCGGTGA
- a CDS encoding VWA domain-containing protein, whose translation MSDADTSVATGAGDGAETPLLDLLGGFIRELRAAGLPVSLTENLDAMEAVTHIPLADRDAFKYALGATLIKNHAHWRAFETVFEVYFSMRGREYEVGEDGAWADDVDLADLLDLPAAPGERGGGGGGGSEGDPHEMAERLYQALLKGDQALMRALARQSVQRYAGMEPGRPVGGTYYLYRTLRNLELDAMLDKLMDQVRDDSPEPLSRLEERLERDEFEDRIEKLKKEIEAEIRRRLVADRGVEAMAKTLRKPLPEDVDFMHASREEMMQLRRAIDPLTRKLAARLSRKRRHGRRGPLDFRSTVRHSLSYGGVPAEPKFRYPKPSKPEIMVIADVSGSVAAFARFTLHLVYAISNQFSKVRSFVFIDGIDEVTEMFEHADDIGEAVHRVNTEADVVWVDGHSDYGHAFEIFWERYGSGVGPKTTVMILGDARNNYHASAAWVVKEIEKKARRVVWLNPEPRSYWDTGDSIIGDYAVHCDGVHEVRSLRQLEAFVETLV comes from the coding sequence GTGAGCGACGCGGACACCTCCGTGGCCACGGGTGCCGGTGACGGCGCCGAGACGCCGCTCTTGGACCTGCTCGGCGGGTTCATCCGCGAGCTGCGGGCTGCGGGGCTGCCGGTCAGCCTCACCGAGAATCTCGACGCGATGGAGGCGGTCACCCACATCCCCCTCGCCGACCGTGATGCGTTCAAGTACGCGCTCGGGGCCACCCTCATCAAGAACCACGCGCACTGGCGGGCGTTCGAGACCGTGTTCGAGGTGTACTTCTCGATGCGCGGCCGCGAGTACGAGGTCGGCGAAGACGGGGCCTGGGCCGACGACGTGGACCTCGCGGACCTCCTCGATCTCCCCGCGGCGCCGGGGGAGCGTGGCGGGGGAGGGGGCGGCGGCTCCGAGGGTGACCCCCACGAGATGGCCGAGCGGCTCTACCAGGCGCTGTTGAAGGGCGACCAGGCCCTGATGCGCGCGCTGGCCCGCCAGTCGGTGCAGCGCTACGCGGGCATGGAGCCCGGTCGACCGGTCGGCGGCACCTACTACCTGTACCGCACCCTGCGGAACCTCGAGCTCGACGCCATGCTCGACAAGCTCATGGACCAGGTTCGCGACGACAGCCCGGAACCGTTGAGCCGACTCGAGGAGCGCCTCGAGCGCGACGAGTTCGAGGACCGCATCGAGAAGTTGAAGAAGGAGATCGAGGCGGAGATCAGGCGCCGGCTCGTTGCCGACCGCGGGGTCGAGGCCATGGCCAAGACGTTGCGGAAGCCCCTACCCGAGGACGTGGACTTCATGCACGCCTCGCGCGAAGAGATGATGCAGTTGCGCCGCGCGATCGACCCGCTGACCCGCAAGCTGGCCGCCCGGCTGAGCCGCAAGCGACGTCACGGGCGACGGGGGCCGCTCGATTTCCGCAGTACGGTGCGCCACTCGCTGAGCTACGGCGGCGTCCCCGCGGAGCCCAAGTTCCGCTACCCGAAGCCGTCGAAGCCCGAGATCATGGTGATCGCCGACGTGTCGGGGTCGGTCGCGGCGTTCGCCCGGTTCACCCTGCACCTCGTCTATGCCATCTCGAACCAGTTCTCGAAGGTCCGGTCGTTCGTGTTCATCGACGGGATCGACGAGGTCACCGAGATGTTCGAGCATGCCGACGACATCGGTGAGGCCGTCCATCGCGTGAACACCGAGGCCGACGTCGTCTGGGTGGACGGCCATTCCGACTACGGCCACGCCTTCGAGATCTTCTGGGAGCGTTACGGCAGCGGTGTCGGGCCCAAGACGACGGTCATGATCCTCGGCGACGCCCGCAACAACTACCACGCGTCAGCGGCGTGGGTGGTCAAGGAGATCGAGAAGAAGGCCCGCCGGGTGGTCTGGTTGAATCCCGAGCCGAGGTCCTACTGGGACACCGGCGACTCGATCATCGGCGACTACGCCGTGCACTGCGACGGTGTCCACGAGGTACGCAGCCTGCGTCAACTCGAAGCCTTCGTCGAGACGCTCGTCTGA
- a CDS encoding MoxR family ATPase: MDHRFESVAAVREGLAGVNYLADAGIAGVVHLADRLGKPVLVEGPAGTGKTQLAKSVAELTGARLIRLQCYEGLDESKALYEWNYKKQLLRIQSEREAERSWSEIEEDIFSEDFLLTRPLLEAIRAEDPVVLLIDEVDRVEVETEALLLEVLSDYQVSVPELGTVTANQIPLVFLTSNNTRELSEALKRRCLYLHIDYPDLEREREIVLRKVPGISESLADQVARIVRSIRQLELKKAPSVSETLDWARTLVLLGVSTVDAQTANDTVNILLKYRADIERAVKEFATNDDTFADAADSPS, encoded by the coding sequence ATGGATCATCGATTCGAGAGCGTCGCGGCCGTCCGCGAGGGACTGGCGGGCGTCAACTATCTCGCAGACGCGGGCATCGCCGGCGTCGTGCATCTCGCAGACAGGCTCGGTAAGCCCGTGCTCGTCGAGGGCCCGGCGGGTACCGGCAAGACCCAGCTCGCCAAGTCGGTCGCCGAGCTCACCGGGGCGCGGCTCATCCGTCTCCAGTGTTACGAGGGGCTCGACGAGTCCAAGGCGCTGTACGAGTGGAACTACAAGAAGCAACTCCTGCGCATCCAGTCCGAGCGCGAGGCGGAGCGGTCCTGGAGCGAGATCGAAGAGGACATCTTCTCCGAGGACTTCCTGCTCACCCGCCCCCTGCTCGAGGCGATCCGGGCCGAAGACCCGGTGGTGTTGCTGATCGACGAGGTCGACCGCGTGGAGGTGGAGACCGAGGCGCTGCTCCTCGAGGTCCTGTCGGACTACCAGGTCAGCGTTCCGGAACTGGGCACGGTCACGGCCAACCAGATCCCGCTCGTCTTCCTCACGTCGAACAACACCCGTGAGCTCTCCGAGGCGCTGAAGCGGCGTTGCCTCTACCTCCACATCGACTACCCGGATCTGGAGCGCGAGCGGGAGATCGTGCTCAGGAAGGTGCCCGGAATCTCCGAGAGCCTCGCCGACCAGGTGGCCCGCATTGTGCGTTCCATCCGCCAACTCGAGCTCAAGAAGGCACCGTCGGTCTCCGAGACCCTCGACTGGGCCCGCACGCTGGTGCTGCTCGGTGTCAGCACCGTGGATGCGCAGACCGCCAACGACACCGTGAACATCCTCCTGAAGTACCGCGCCGACATCGAACGTGCGGTCAAGGAGTTCGCCACGAACGACGACACGTTCGCCGACGCCGCGGACTCCCCGAGCTGA